From a single Bemisia tabaci chromosome 10, PGI_BMITA_v3 genomic region:
- the LOC140225681 gene encoding LOW QUALITY PROTEIN: two pore potassium channel protein sup-9-like (The sequence of the model RefSeq protein was modified relative to this genomic sequence to represent the inferred CDS: deleted 2 bases in 1 codon): MKRQNVRTLSLVVCTFTYLLVGAAVFDALESDTERKRWDFLQDMRDGLMKKYNISMEDYRMLEIVMIENKTNKAGPQWKFAGAFYFATVVLAMIGYGHSTPVTIGGKAFCMAYAMVGIPLGLVMFQSIGERLNKFASVVIRHFKIYMGCHKVEATEINLMFATGFLSFVITTTGAAVFSRYEGWSYFDSFYYCFVTLTTIGFGDYVALQVGSDLMAWLHAQISVKFRSK; the protein is encoded by the exons ATGAAGCGGCAGAACGTGAGAACTCTCTCGCTGGTCGTCTGCACGTTCACCTACCTCCTTGTCGGGGCGGCCGTTTTCGACGCGCTCGAGTCCGACACCGAACGCAAGCGCTGGGATTTCCTCCAAG ACATGCGTGATGggttgatgaaaaaatataacaTATCAATGGAAGACTACCGCATGTTGGAGATCGTTATGATCGAGAACAAAACC AACAAGGCTGGACCGCAATGGAAATTTGCGGGTGCCTTTTACTTCGCCACTGTAGTTTTGGCGATGATTG GTTATGGGCACTCGACCCCCGTGACGATAGGCGGGAAGGCGTTTTGCATGGCGTACGCGATGGTGGGGATCCCCCTGGGCCTGGTCATGTTCCAGTCGATCGGTGAGCGGCTCAACAAGTTCGCCTCGGTGGTGATTCGCCATTTCAAGATCTACATGGGCTGCCACAAGGTCGAGGCCACGGAGATCAACCTCATGTTCGCTACCGGGTTCCTCTCCTTCGTCATCACCACCACGGGGGCTGCCGTCTTCTCCCGCTACGAGGGCTGGAGCTACTTCGACAGCTTCTACTACTGCTTCGTCACGCTCACCACCATCGGCTTCGGCGACTACGTCGCGCTCCAGGTCGGTAGTGAtctaatggcctggttacacgctcaaatttccgtcaaattccgatcgaaatga